From a single Brassica napus cultivar Da-Ae unplaced genomic scaffold, Da-Ae ScsIHWf_1092;HRSCAF=1556, whole genome shotgun sequence genomic region:
- the LOC125595843 gene encoding uncharacterized protein LOC125595843 — protein sequence MEEIPVVREYEDVFKALEGLLPSRSNPFSITLEPGSAAIAKAPYRIVPRVGEVAYRLELPPDMPMHPVFHVSMLCKHIPDPNMVEPQRPENLKPNLTYPEGPLRIGERRIKKLKNREISQVQVFWGKQQRVVITWEDEDKFRADYPELFSDTPVVQ from the coding sequence ATGGAAGAAATACCAGTAGTCAGAGAATATGAGGACGTGTTTAAGGCATTAGAGGGATTGCTGCCGTCTAGGAGTAACCCCTTTAGTATAACCTTAGAACCCGGATCCGCTGCAATAGCAAAGGCACCATACCGAATTGTCCCTAGAGTTGGAGAAGTAGCCTATAGACTAGAACTTCCACCCGATATGCCTATGCATCCGGTATTTCATGTATCGATGCTATGTAAGCATATACCAGATCCAAATATGGTTGAGCCGCAGCGACCAGAGAACTTGAAACCTAACCTCACCTATCCTGAAGGTCCTTTGCGGATAGGCGAGCGTCGTATCAAGAAATTGAAGAATAGGGAAATTTCGCAAGTTCAAGTATTTTGGGGAAAGCAACAGAGAGTTGTTATAAcatgggaggatgaagataagtTCCGAGCTGATTACCCAGAACTCTTCTCAGATACCCCAGTCGTCCAGTAA